The sequence below is a genomic window from Pseudomonas cannabina.
AACCACGCGGATTTCATCGGACAACACCGGCAGCAGCTCTTTGCCCTCGCTGCTCAGCACGCGCAAGGCCTGTTCGACCGCCATGCCGGATTCGAAGAGGATGCGCAGCAGCGGAATGAACGTGGAAATTTCGAGCACCACCTGTTTCTGGCGACGTTTGGCGGCCACCGCCAGCACTCTCTTGGGCAGCAGATAACCGACCCCCAGCGCAAACACCGGCGCGATCAATGGCTGCTCGATATTCTTGAAAAACAGCAACTGGACCAGCGCGACCACACACATCAAACCGACAGGCACGCCGATCTGGCAGGCGGCGAACAGCGAACGTTTGCTGGCGCGGCGCCAGCCAATGCGGTTGAGCAGTATCTGGGTTTCCGAATCAAGGCTGATGCTGCGCTGGCCGACGTGCGTGTCACCCAGCAGTCGCAGCAGGCTGCCGAATCGACTTTCGCGCAGCACAATGCCGCGCAGGCGTTGCTCGACCAGACGCTCGTCGCGACGTCTGCGAGCGATGCCGGACAGCAGAAGAAATGCGGCGGCGGTGAGCATCAAGGCGCTGAACAGCAGATCCATTTCAAATGCTCCTCAGCATGCGCCACAACTTCAGACAGCCCAGCAGTTGCAGGCCAAACGCCATGCTCAGCATGATTCGCCCGCTGCCGTCGTTCCACATGTGCAATAAATAGTCGGGGTTCACGACCATGAAATAACCGGCCATTCCCACCGGCAGCAGCCCCAGTACCAGCGCGGTCATGCGCGTTTCGCCGGTCATGGCGCGCAGTTGGCGACCGGCCTGCTCGCGCTCGCGAATCAGCCTGATCAGGTTTTCCATCAGTTCGCTGGCGTTGCCGCCATAACGATGGTTGACCCGCAGGCCCAGGGCAAACAGGTGAAACTCGTCGCTTTCGTACAGTTCGGCAAAATCCCGGGCGGCGTCCGGCAGGCTGACCCCCAGTTGCACGTTGCGCTCGATGCGGCTCATGCCGTCCTTGAGCGGCTGGTCTGCGGCTGCGATGCCGTAAAGCACCGCGTCGGACAGGGTTCTGCCTGATTTGAGACTGCGCACGCTGTGGTCGAGCAATTGCGGCAGTTGCTCGATCATGCGCCGCACGCGCACCCGATAGCGCCACGAAACGAACAGGCGCAGCATCAAGGGCACGCCAAGTAGCGCGCAGACTGCGCCGATGCCGCCGCCCAGTCCGTAACCGATCAGGACCACCAGCGCATACAGCGTCAGCGCCAGCCCCACGCGTTCGGTCGGATGGCCCAGTCCGGCGCGGATAAACGCGCGGTCGAGCCTGGCCCAGCCGGGTTTCTCGACGACCGGCGCGACCTGCCCGGCGGTCAGGCGCTGCCTGACCCGCTCGCTGGCTTCCTGATTGAGCGCCAGATAGAACAGGCGGATGGACGCCATCAATTGCAGCACGGAAATCAGGCCCAGTATCAGCGATGCCGTCATGCTGCCTCCCTGGCCAAATCAGTAGCCCGGCCGCAGTTTGTCACCGGCCGCGTGCGTCGCTTCACGCATGAAACCGACTCCGGTGCGCCGGTCCAGACGAAACAGCGTGTTGGTGACATAAATGTCGTCGCGCACCCCGACCACCTCCACCACTTCGCTGACGCAGCGTCGGCCGTCCGGCAGGCGGGCCAGCTGGATGATCACGTCCAGTGCCGCGCAAACCATTTGCCGCAGGGTTTTCTCGGGGATCAGGCGTCCGGTCAAGCCGACCAGGGTTTCCAGGCGCAACAGTGCGTCCTGCGCATTGTTGGCGTGGACAGTGCTCATCGAGCCGTCATGGCCGGTGTTCATCGCCGTCAGCACGTCCAGCACTTCGACGCCACGAATCTCGCCGAGGATGATGCGGTCCGGGCGCATCCGCAGCGAGTTGCGAATCAGGTCGCTGGCGCGTACTTCGCCATGCCCTTCGGCGTTCGGCGGGCGGGTTTCCAGACGAACCACGTGCGGGTGGCTGAGTTGCAGCTCGGCCACGTCTTCGATGGTCACCAGCCGCTGATGACTGTCGATCAACTGGCTCAGGACGTTGAGCATGGTGGTTTTGCCGGTGCCGGTGCCGCCGCTGACCAGAATGTTGCAACGCTTGCCGACCGCTTCCTGAAAGAACTCGAAGATCGGCTGGTCGATGGTCTGCATCGCCACCAGATCGGCGCTTTTGAGCATGTCCTTGCGAAACTTCCGGATCGACAGGCAAGGGCCGTCCAGCGCGATGGGCGGAATGATGGCGTTGACCCGGCTGCCGTCGGGCAGGCGTGCGTCGACCATGGGCGAAGACTCGTCCAGCCGCCGGCCCATCGGGGCGAGAATGCGCTGCATCACGCGTTCTACATGGTGCGAGTCCATGAAACGCAGGTCGGTGTGATGCAGCACACCATCGCGCTCGACGAACACTTTGCTCGGCCCGTTGACCAGGATTTCCGTGACTGAAGTGTCGCGCAGCAGCACTTCCAGCGGCCCGAAGCCGGTCAGCTCGTCGACCAGTTCTTCAGCCAGGCGCTCCATTTCGTAACGGGAAATGGCCACCCGCAGGCGTGCGACGTACTCGGCAACCTTGTCGATGACAAATTGCGCCAGCGCCGGTCGTGATCCTTCGAGCAGGTTTTTGCCGCTCTCTTCGATACCGTCGATGATGTAGCGGTGCAATACCAGTTTCAGGCCTTGCCCGTCATCGCCCTGACCTGGCGAACGTGAAGACACGCCAAACAGTTTTTCCGCCACTATTTATTCCCCCACAGTCGTGCGAGCCAGCCTTTGTCGGATTTTTCCTGAGCCTCTGAATGGCGCGCGAGGTGTTCGCCCAGACGCCGCACGCCGGTGCACAAGGCGTCGCGCGACGCCAGTTCGAACAGCGTGATGCCCTGATTCTTGGCGTTGAGGCGCAGTTCTGCGGCGAGCGGCAGCACCGCAAGCACCTGCAGGCCGAAGGTCTTGCCCAGGGTTTCCGAATTGGGCGCGACCGAGCGCAGGTAGCGGTCCACGAGCAGGCTGGCGTGCTGCATTTTCATGCCTTTCTCGCGCCAGTTATTGAGTACCGTCAGGTTGCGGCGGCAGCCCAGAACGCTCTGATCGGTGTACCACAGCAGTTGATCGCAGTGGCTGACCAGCGAGCGCAGTGCTTCGTTGTCCGGTTGGCCCACGAGGTTGACGATAACGTGCTGGAAGTGCTGGCGCAGCGCGCTCAGCAGCATGTACAGCTCGGCGGCGCTGGACTGTTCCAGATGATCATCGGCTTCGGCGTAGGCCAGAATGCGCAGGCCGCTCTCGCTGGTGGTGAAGGCACTGTCGATCAGCGTTGCGTCCAGCCTGCGCAAATGGCGCAAGGCATCGCCGAAGCTGAACGTGGATTCCAGGCCGAGCAACGACAGGCTGTCGCCGCGCGGCACGCCCATGTCCAGCAGCAGCGTGCGTTGCCCGGTCTTGTGCACCACCATCGCCAGGTGCGTCGCGATCAGTGCGCCGTCATCATCGCTCTGCGCGCCATACAGCACCGACAGGCCGCTCATGTTCGGGTTTGGTGTCACGGCGGGCAGGCGCTTGCTCAGGCGCCGGACCAGCCCGGCGACCTCGCTGGAGCGCGAGCCATAGGCGACGAAATCCCGCGCCCCCGCGCGCATGGCGTTGAGCACCAACTGGTTGTCCATGCCGTCGCCCAGCGCCACGATGGCCAGCATCGGCTTGGCTTCCAGTGCGCTTTCGATCAGCGCGCTCTGAGTCATCAGGTGCTCGCGGTCCAGGCCGACGAACACCACGCTGGCAAAGGTCACGTCGACCAGCGCCAGCAAATCGTCGAGGCTGCCGGTGCCAGCGCTGACTACCTGGCCAAGCGAACCCAGCGCGCTCTGCAGCCACTCCAGGTCGGTGTTGTTGCGGGTGATTGCCAGAAACGTCTGGCTCAGCGCCTGGCTCATTGGGATAACCCGCTGCGCCGGTCGAAATCGCCGCTTTCCAGGAAATACAGGCGCGGAAAGCTCGGGTCGTAATTGCGCAGACCTTCGCCCGGCAGCGAGGGCAACTGGGCGTTGGCGGCCAGGGGTTGTACCAGATGCGGGGTGACAATCATCAGCAGTTCACGCTCGTCACGCTGGATCTGCGAGCTGCGAAAAAAAGCGCCAAGAATCGGGATGTCGCCCAGCCCGGGAAACTTGTCCACCGAGCCACTGTTGCTGGAACTGATCAGCCCGCTGACCACGAAGCTTTCCCCGTCGGCCAGCGCGATGCTGGTGTCGGTGCGGCGGATATTGAGCGCGGGCACGGTGGTTCCAGCGATGGTGATACCGGCAGAGAAGTCCAGCTCGCTGACCTCCGGCGCGACCTTGAGCAGAATCCGGTCGCGTCCTACCACTGTCGGCGTCAGGGTCAGACGCACGCCGAATTCCTTGTACTCGATGGAAATGCCGTTGCCTTCACCATTGGGTACGGGCACCGGGAACTCGCCGCCAGCCAGAAAGCTCGCGCTCTGGCCGTTGAGCGCGACCAGGCTGGGACGCGCCAGTGTGTAGGCGTAGCCGCTGTTTTCCATGGCGTTAAGCATGCCCAGCACCTTGCTGCTGCCGCCGCCCCAGACGATATTGAAATTGCTGTTGTTCAACGGAATGCTCGGCCGGGTTGCGCTCACGGTGCCGGGTGTGACGTTGACGCCCGGCACCGTGCCAGGCGCGCCGAACAGAAAGTTGTTCGAGCCTTTACCGAAGATCGACGTGCTGGCTTCCTTGAGTTTGCTGCGGCTGACCTCGACGAAGCGGATGTCGGTCTGCACTTGACTGGGCAACTGTGCGTCGCCGGACGGCACGGATGCCGTCTCGACCATCGACGCAGTCGCCCGCCCACGGACGAACACCATGCTCTGGCGCGGCGCGCTGGAACAGGCGGTCCAGACCATCAGGCTGGTGGTGCCCTGGGCGACGCCGGTCAGCAGAAAGCCATCGTTGCCGCTCACGTGTACGTCGGCAATTTTCGGGTCGCCTACGGCGATACGCGTGATCGCCACTGGTGAGCTGATGTTCTGCTGAATCCCCTGATCGATTTCCACCGCCGCTGGCATCGCAGCGAGCGTGCTGCAACTGCCCGGCGCGGCCCAGACTGAGTCCATGGACAGGGCGGTCAACAGGACGACCAGCCACCTGCTTTTTTTAACTGGCACGAAACAGCAGCTCATCAAATGCAATCCTTGCTCTGTCAGGGAGTTTGTTGCGTGATCTGGTTACCGCGTATGACTTCGACGGGGCGCGATGTGCGTGAGGCTGCACCGGGAGTCGAGGCGCTGGCCGGGCTCAGGCTCAGTTGGCGAAAGCTGACCAACTGACGACTGGCTGAATCCAGCCGCTCGGCGACGTCGCGACGGCTGCCGTCGCCAGCCCAGTAATCCTGCAGATTGCCTTCGTCAGCGCTGCGCACGGCCAGGCGTAATACGCCGGTTTGCGAGGCCAGCATCAGGCGCCCCAGCAAAGCCTCCGGCACGGCCACCGAGACGGTCCGCGCGCTGCTGCGGCGCTGCTCCTGCTGGAGGCGTTCGTCAGCGGTGACGTGCTGCACCGGCTTGCCGTTGCGATCCGGGCCGAGCAATTCGCCGACACTGAGCACGCGCAGGGCAGGTACCACCACTTGGGTGGAGCGAACGGGGTTGGCAGTGTCTTCCGCCAGATAGAGCAGCACGTCGACGTAGTCGCCGGGGCTGAGTTGCCCGGACGCGCCGATCACTTCATCCACTTGCAACGCCAAGGCGCGCTCATGCGGGCGGATCATTCGCGCCAGCGTGCCGCCCGCCTCGAAGTTGCTCTCGCTGAGCCAGGTTCCGGCGTTCAGCGTTCGCCAGCTGCTGCGGCCCACCAGTTTATCGATGGTGTCAAAGCTTCCGGGCGGCGCTACCTTGAGGCGCTCAATCACTAGATCTTCCGGTGTGATCGGCGTGTAGGCAGGGACGTCCCGAGCGACCACCACGACATCGTGGCGCAACGCGTCCTCGACGGGCGGTGTCGGAACGGCTTGGGGGGGTAATTCAGCGGTGACGGTGGGGGCCGGCGCAGGAACGGCAGCAGGCTCTTCAGCCGGCCTGCCGACCACGATTCCCAGATACCCGGCGATCAACGCGCCCAGCAAAAACAGTACAGCGAGCACCATGGTGATACGACTGCTCATGGCAACTTTCCCTTTGTCATCGCGAGACAATCTCGAACCGGTGCGTCAACTTCGCAATAAGGCAACGGTGAACGGCATACAGGCTTTTGTGTGACGTTAGCTCATTGTTGCAAAAGCGCCATAGTGCTTTGGTCTGAAAGGGTTTTTGGATCGATGGGGTTGTGCTGGAAGTGTCTGTTTCGGGGGGCTTTGCCGGGGCTATAACTTTCCGGTTAATGCTTTTTTGCGATTGTGGGTTTGGGGTTTGGGGACAATGCTGAGGGTGCAGACGGTTTCGCATGTGTCGTGCATGTTCGCGCCTTGAAGGCGCAAGGAGAAATGAGATGTTCCTTACCAAGGTTTATGTGGGTGCCTATACCCGGATCAGTTGTTTACTGAAGGACCGTGAGGCGGCTTCGGGTATCGAGTATGCGTTGATCGCTGCAATGGTTGCTGTTGCAATCGTTGCGTTTGTGCCGGATATAAGTAAGAACGTGGCTACAATTTTTACAAAGCTTCAAAATGCATTGGTTACTACTAGCGCGACGCCAGCCGCAGGGTAGTTTATGATCGTGCTTCTGAGCTCATCCCTATTGAGATAACTACATGGCTGTCCATCCCACCCGCCAGCAATTGCTTCTGGTTGACGACGAAGAGGACGCGAACGAGGAGCTGGCGGAACTGCTCGAAGGCGAGGGGTTCTGCTGCTTCACGGCGTCCTCCGTCAAGATGGCCCTGCATCAGTTGACGATCCACCCGGACATTGCGTTGGTTATCACCGATCTGCGGATGCCGGAGGAGAGCGGCATCCAGCTGATTCGTCACTTGCGCGACCACACCTCCCGCCAGCACCTGCCCGTCATCGTGACCTCTGGCCATGCCGACATGGACGACGTCAGCGACCTGCTGCGCCTGCACGTGCTCGATCTGTTCCGCAAACCCATCTACCACGTCCGCCTGCTGGAAACCCTCAATAACCTGTTCCCCGAGCCGAAGATCTTTCAGGTTCAGTAACGGCTGGCCATCTCTCTGTTTCTGTGGGACCGGACCGGGCAACGCTTCGCTTGTCCGCGATCTGCCGGGAACCGGCAGTGAAACATGCCGCCGCGCTAGCCCAATCACTCCACCACACTGAATTCAACCCTCGCCGTCTGGCCGCTTTCGTCCAAAACGCTCAATTGATAGCGACCCGGCTTGTTCAGGGTCGGGGTGAAGTCTTGCTGGGTGTCGGTGTCGGCCAGTGGTGCGCCATCAATGAACCACCAGCGTCGTCCGCTGCCACCCAGCGCCGTGAGGTTCAGGCGCAGCGCCTGGCGGCTGGAGGCGGGCAGGCGCAGGTTGTCACCTTCGCGCACGCCGACGATGCTCAGTGGCGGCGCGAGGTTCAGGTTTTGTGGCGGGCAGTCCGGGTCGGCGGGCGGCAGGCGTGTTTCGCGGCGTTCCGCCTTGGGCAGCCAAGGTTCCAGTGGCGCGGGCCAGAGGGCGATCTCCTGCGACTGGGCATCCGGGCAACGGCTGCCGACCCGCAAGCCCTTGGCATTGACCCATATACGCTCCTGCAAACCCAGCCCGAGCGGTTGATCGGCCGCTTGCAGGGTCGGCGGCGTGGTGCCGTCCAGTGTCCAGGCGAAGCGCTGGCGGCGGCAATTGGGGTCGCTCTTGCTCATCGGCTGACCCAGCGGCCAGCAGATCGCCGCCACCCCGACATTCGACGGTACCGCCTGAACCGGCGCAGCAATCCCGCGCTGGCTGTCGCGATTGACCAGCACATCGTGCACCTGCAGCATCAGCGGCGCAGCCGAGGCCAGCCCGAACTGCCCTGGCACCGGCGTACCGTCCGGCCTGCCTATCCACACACCGACCAGAAAACGCGGCCCGACGCCAATCGCCCAGGCATCGCGAAAACCATAACTGGTGCCGGTCTTCCAGGCCAGTTGCGGGCGCTGCACCAGCTCTGCACGCGGATCGATGTCCGGCCGCGATTGACCGCTGAGAATACGCCGGATAATCCACGCCGCCCCCGGTGACATCATCCGCCGCTCGCGCAGCCGGTCCTGTGGTTGCAGTCGCACATCGGCGCTGCGTCCTCCTCGGGCAAAGGCGCTGTAGCCGGTCACCAGATCTTCCAGCCGACTGCCCGCGCCGCCCAGAATCAGCGCCAGATTCGGCTCGGCCAAGGGAGGCAGGGTCAGCGGCACGCCGCCATTGCGCAGTTCGGCGGCAAAGCGTTTCGGGCCGTAAACCTCAAGCAGCTGCACGGCAGGCAGGTTGAGGGACATCGACAGCGCGGAGCTGGCGGCGACCGGCCCGCCGAAACCGGTCGAAAAGTTGCCCGGCCGATAATCGCCATAGCGACGCGGCACGTCCTGCATCAGCGATTCGGAGTGAATCAGCCCGGCGTCCATCGCCATACCATAGAGGAACGGCTTGAGCGTCGAGCCCGGCGAACGCAGTGCGGTGACCATGTCCACATGGCCAAAACGTTTGGCATCGCTGATGTCCACCGAGCCTACGTAGGCGCGCACCGCCATGTTTTCTGCTTCAACCACCAGAATCGCTGCGGAGGTACGCTCCGGCAATCGCGCCCGCCAGCCCATCAACAGGTCTTCCATGCGCCGTTGCAGCGAGGCATCCAGTGTGGTGCGGATCAATGGCGGGCTGTTCGGCCGATTCAGGCGTCGGGCCAGCAGTGGCGCAAGGCTCGGTTCCTGACGCGGTGCCAGCCACAACGGCTCTTCCAGTGCTTCGTCGACGCTGCCCTGCGGCCACACCTTGAACTCGGCCAGCCGCTTGAGCACCTTGTCGCGGGCCAGTTGCGCACGCTGCGGATGACGATCAGGCCGCAAACGGCTCGGCGCCTGCGGCAATACCGCCAACAACGCGGCTTCAGCGCGGGTCAGGTTTTGCGGGGACTTGCCCAGATAGGCCCAACTGGCGGCGGCCACCCCTTGCAGCGTGCCGCCAAACGGCGCGCGATTGAGGTACAGGTCAAGGATCTGTTCTTTCGATAGGTGCCACTCAAGCTGCAAGGTGCGCCACACCTGGCGAAACTTGCCGGGCAGGGTGCGCGAATGTGGGTCAAGCAGCCGCGCAACCTGCATCGACAGCGTGCTGCCGCCGGACACCACGCGGGTCCCGCTGAGGTTCTGCCAACTGGCGCGCACCAGCGCCAGCGGGTTGATGCCCGGATGGCTGTAGAACCAGCGATCTTCGTAGGTCAGCAGCGCTTCGAGGTAATACGGCGATACCTGAGCGTGCGTAACCGGGTAGCGCCACACGCCATTGGCGTCGGCGAAACGCCAGAGCGGCGTGCCGTCTTCGGCGAGCACGACACGGGCCAGATCGTCCTTGGGCAGTGGTAACGGCCAAATGCGATCAGCCAGCCAGAGCAGGGCGATGAGCAGCAAAATACCGCCTGCCAGCCATTTGATTTTTTGCACGAGGCGCAGAAGAAATTCAGGTTTCAACGCAAAGAGCCTTTATGATCCACGGAACCTGGCGCCCCTGGCGATAGCCAAAGCGGACAGATCATTTTCTTCACGACCCCAATCAGGACGTACATATGCAGGTAGAAGGCTTTTTTGAATGGCTCGGGCAGGCCATCGGCGCGGTGATTCGTTTCTTCGTCGACGGTCTGGCGTGGTTGTTCAACGGGTTTACCCATGCCGGGGGAAATTTTGTCGACGGCCTGTCGCGCACGCTCGGTATGGACACCTCGCTGATCAGCATCGTCGCACTGATCATCGGCCTGATGCTGCTGTACTCGGCCGTCCGCGCGTTCATGCGTGCGTCAATCATTCTCGGGATCATCTGGCTGGCGCTGGGCCTCTGGTTGCTGAGCTGGATTATTCATTGATGGGCTAACTTCGCCTCCCTGTGGGAGCGGACCGGGCGACGCGTCGCTTATTCAAGAAGCCTCCATTTCAGGCAGTACATTTTCAGCGGATGTACGCTTTCCCTGTGGGAGCGAACTTGTTCGCGAAGGCTTTATTCCGGACGATACATCTTAAGGGGATGCACCGGCCTCTTCGCTTGTTCGAGAAAGCTTTATTTCAGGCGACAGATCTTCAGCGGATGTACGCTGTCCCTGTGGGAGCGAACTTGTTCGCGAAGGCTTTATTCCGGACGATACATCTCAAGCGGATGCACCGGCCTCTTCGCGAACAAGTTCGCTCCCACAGAACCGCGTCGTGTCAGACCATTTCGGGTAAAAGGCGACCGAAGGCTCCATGCCGGACGGCACATCTTCAGCGGATGCACCGGCCTCTTCGCTCCCACAAGATCGCATTCCAAGCAAGCAAAGCAGTCAGTGATCACTTGCCTTTGACCACCATCTGCGCTGGCGCATCACCCAGGGCCTGCCAGTTCGGGCGGTACATCGATTCCACTTGTGGCGGCGGTACGCGGTAGGTGCCGGGTGTAACGGCTCGCGCCAGATACAGCAAGTGCACGCTGTTGCCGCCGTCGATGTCCAGCGCGGCCACGTAGCGGTCGCCGCGATATTCCTGATGCTTGATCCCGGCGTTCTGCATCGATTCACGGATGGTTTTCACCTCTTCGCTGGCGTCTTCCAGGCTGGCCGAGCTTTGCGCGAGGTTCTGGTTTTCCAGTTCCAGACCTGCGGGCAGCAAGTCCACCACCAAGGCGTCCGGAACGCGCTGTTTGGCAGCGATCTCCAGATGCACCAGCACCAGTTGCCCGGTTTTCAACGCGCCGACATTCAACGGCGCGCCGCTCAGGGTCAGGTATTCGCGCCGGATGCTCAGGTTTTCACCACCGGCCGCAGGCGGCTGGGTCGGATAGCCAGAGACGGTCAGCTGCTGATAGAGCGGCTCGCTGCCCTGATTGTGAACGGTAAGCGGCGAGCCCAGCACGGTGCCGTCCAGCTTGAGGCCCGGCTGCTTGTTGCTCAGCTCGCGGGTTTCGGTGCCGCTGGCGATGCTCGCGGTCCAGTCCTTCTCCGGTTTGCTCAACAGGTTGCGACCGGCAAGGAACAGTGAATTGCTTTCCTGAGTGGACAGGTAGCGACTGGCAGCCACTTCATCCGCCAGGGCAAACAGGCGCTCGTCACGCTTGTCCTTGGCCAGGTCGTTTTCTTCCAGCAACGCCAGAATCAGCGCCTGATCACGCAGCGAACTGCCATAATCGGCCAGCCATTCGTTCTTGCGACCGACCGCCAGGCCGGCGGTCAGGGCCAGATCGGCGCGCGGTTTGTCGCCCATCTTCTCCAGCGCCACGGCCAGTTGTACCAATGGCAGGCCGGAGCGCGCATCGCTGCGACGGTCGAACAGGCTGCGCAATGCCGCCAGCGGAGCCTGTTGACTGCGTGCCAGCACCAGCCCGGCGTAAGCCTGTACGGCAAAGCGCGTATGTTCGGCGTTCTGGCTGTAATTGACCTGAATCTGGCCAGCATCCTGCAAGTAGCGCAGCAAGCGTTCGTTGGCTTTCTTCAGCGCGTCCGGCGGCACGGCGAAGCCTTGATCGCGGGCGCGCAGCAGGAAGTCGGTGACGTAGGCGGTCAGCCAGTATTCTTCGTCGCCATCCGAGCCCCACAGGCCGAAGCTGCCGTTGTAGCGCTGCATGCCCAGCAAGCGCTCGATCCCGATTTCGACTTTGCGCTTGCGTTCGGCATCCGGCTCGCCGCTCAGGCCCAGGCGCTTTAGAGTTTCGGCGTCGGCATACAGCGAGGGATACAGACCGCTGGCGGTCTGCTCCAGGCAGCCGTAAGGGTAAGCTTTCAGCGCGCGAATCTGTTCGCCGAGGTTCAGCGGCGGACGGCTCGA
It includes:
- a CDS encoding type II and III secretion system protein family protein, which gives rise to MSCCFVPVKKSRWLVVLLTALSMDSVWAAPGSCSTLAAMPAAVEIDQGIQQNISSPVAITRIAVGDPKIADVHVSGNDGFLLTGVAQGTTSLMVWTACSSAPRQSMVFVRGRATASMVETASVPSGDAQLPSQVQTDIRFVEVSRSKLKEASTSIFGKGSNNFLFGAPGTVPGVNVTPGTVSATRPSIPLNNSNFNIVWGGGSSKVLGMLNAMENSGYAYTLARPSLVALNGQSASFLAGGEFPVPVPNGEGNGISIEYKEFGVRLTLTPTVVGRDRILLKVAPEVSELDFSAGITIAGTTVPALNIRRTDTSIALADGESFVVSGLISSSNSGSVDKFPGLGDIPILGAFFRSSQIQRDERELLMIVTPHLVQPLAANAQLPSLPGEGLRNYDPSFPRLYFLESGDFDRRSGLSQ
- a CDS encoding type II secretion system F family protein; protein product: MDLLFSALMLTAAAFLLLSGIARRRRDERLVEQRLRGIVLRESRFGSLLRLLGDTHVGQRSISLDSETQILLNRIGWRRASKRSLFAACQIGVPVGLMCVVALVQLLFFKNIEQPLIAPVFALGVGYLLPKRVLAVAAKRRQKQVVLEISTFIPLLRILFESGMAVEQALRVLSSEGKELLPVLSDEIRVVLTRVDSGLELGEELRKTAALLAVDELSDTCVILNQLIHQGGGALKSLLTLKQLIDDRRLTRLQEYISKLSAKMSMVMMAFLFPALLIVLAGPGFIAISRALGG
- a CDS encoding Flp family type IVb pilin; the protein is MFLTKVYVGAYTRISCLLKDREAASGIEYALIAAMVAVAIVAFVPDISKNVATIFTKLQNALVTTSATPAAG
- the pbpC gene encoding peptidoglycan glycosyltransferase PbpC (penicillin-binding protein 1C) codes for the protein MKPEFLLRLVQKIKWLAGGILLLIALLWLADRIWPLPLPKDDLARVVLAEDGTPLWRFADANGVWRYPVTHAQVSPYYLEALLTYEDRWFYSHPGINPLALVRASWQNLSGTRVVSGGSTLSMQVARLLDPHSRTLPGKFRQVWRTLQLEWHLSKEQILDLYLNRAPFGGTLQGVAAASWAYLGKSPQNLTRAEAALLAVLPQAPSRLRPDRHPQRAQLARDKVLKRLAEFKVWPQGSVDEALEEPLWLAPRQEPSLAPLLARRLNRPNSPPLIRTTLDASLQRRMEDLLMGWRARLPERTSAAILVVEAENMAVRAYVGSVDISDAKRFGHVDMVTALRSPGSTLKPFLYGMAMDAGLIHSESLMQDVPRRYGDYRPGNFSTGFGGPVAASSALSMSLNLPAVQLLEVYGPKRFAAELRNGGVPLTLPPLAEPNLALILGGAGSRLEDLVTGYSAFARGGRSADVRLQPQDRLRERRMMSPGAAWIIRRILSGQSRPDIDPRAELVQRPQLAWKTGTSYGFRDAWAIGVGPRFLVGVWIGRPDGTPVPGQFGLASAAPLMLQVHDVLVNRDSQRGIAAPVQAVPSNVGVAAICWPLGQPMSKSDPNCRRQRFAWTLDGTTPPTLQAADQPLGLGLQERIWVNAKGLRVGSRCPDAQSQEIALWPAPLEPWLPKAERRETRLPPADPDCPPQNLNLAPPLSIVGVREGDNLRLPASSRQALRLNLTALGGSGRRWWFIDGAPLADTDTQQDFTPTLNKPGRYQLSVLDESGQTARVEFSVVE
- a CDS encoding response regulator, which encodes MAVHPTRQQLLLVDDEEDANEELAELLEGEGFCCFTASSVKMALHQLTIHPDIALVITDLRMPEESGIQLIRHLRDHTSRQHLPVIVTSGHADMDDVSDLLRLHVLDLFRKPIYHVRLLETLNNLFPEPKIFQVQ
- a CDS encoding type II secretion system F family protein is translated as MTASLILGLISVLQLMASIRLFYLALNQEASERVRQRLTAGQVAPVVEKPGWARLDRAFIRAGLGHPTERVGLALTLYALVVLIGYGLGGGIGAVCALLGVPLMLRLFVSWRYRVRVRRMIEQLPQLLDHSVRSLKSGRTLSDAVLYGIAAADQPLKDGMSRIERNVQLGVSLPDAARDFAELYESDEFHLFALGLRVNHRYGGNASELMENLIRLIREREQAGRQLRAMTGETRMTALVLGLLPVGMAGYFMVVNPDYLLHMWNDGSGRIMLSMAFGLQLLGCLKLWRMLRSI
- a CDS encoding AAA family ATPase, translated to MSQALSQTFLAITRNNTDLEWLQSALGSLGQVVSAGTGSLDDLLALVDVTFASVVFVGLDREHLMTQSALIESALEAKPMLAIVALGDGMDNQLVLNAMRAGARDFVAYGSRSSEVAGLVRRLSKRLPAVTPNPNMSGLSVLYGAQSDDDGALIATHLAMVVHKTGQRTLLLDMGVPRGDSLSLLGLESTFSFGDALRHLRRLDATLIDSAFTTSESGLRILAYAEADDHLEQSSAAELYMLLSALRQHFQHVIVNLVGQPDNEALRSLVSHCDQLLWYTDQSVLGCRRNLTVLNNWREKGMKMQHASLLVDRYLRSVAPNSETLGKTFGLQVLAVLPLAAELRLNAKNQGITLFELASRDALCTGVRRLGEHLARHSEAQEKSDKGWLARLWGNK
- a CDS encoding CpaF family protein → MAEKLFGVSSRSPGQGDDGQGLKLVLHRYIIDGIEESGKNLLEGSRPALAQFVIDKVAEYVARLRVAISRYEMERLAEELVDELTGFGPLEVLLRDTSVTEILVNGPSKVFVERDGVLHHTDLRFMDSHHVERVMQRILAPMGRRLDESSPMVDARLPDGSRVNAIIPPIALDGPCLSIRKFRKDMLKSADLVAMQTIDQPIFEFFQEAVGKRCNILVSGGTGTGKTTMLNVLSQLIDSHQRLVTIEDVAELQLSHPHVVRLETRPPNAEGHGEVRASDLIRNSLRMRPDRIILGEIRGVEVLDVLTAMNTGHDGSMSTVHANNAQDALLRLETLVGLTGRLIPEKTLRQMVCAALDVIIQLARLPDGRRCVSEVVEVVGVRDDIYVTNTLFRLDRRTGVGFMREATHAAGDKLRPGY
- the cpaB gene encoding Flp pilus assembly protein CpaB, producing MSSRITMVLAVLFLLGALIAGYLGIVVGRPAEEPAAVPAPAPTVTAELPPQAVPTPPVEDALRHDVVVVARDVPAYTPITPEDLVIERLKVAPPGSFDTIDKLVGRSSWRTLNAGTWLSESNFEAGGTLARMIRPHERALALQVDEVIGASGQLSPGDYVDVLLYLAEDTANPVRSTQVVVPALRVLSVGELLGPDRNGKPVQHVTADERLQQEQRRSSARTVSVAVPEALLGRLMLASQTGVLRLAVRSADEGNLQDYWAGDGSRRDVAERLDSASRQLVSFRQLSLSPASASTPGAASRTSRPVEVIRGNQITQQTP